One genomic window of Novosphingobium aureum includes the following:
- a CDS encoding asparaginase domain-containing protein — translation MSKTPILVITTGGTIDKQYFDALSQYSITETVIDKLLAVSRVTHPYRIVELLRKDSLELTDEDRKLIAATIAAALETRVVITHGTDTMTETAKALASIAGKTIVLCGALTPARFAESDAAFNLGMAFACCQAADEGVWITMNGSVFDGLAVRKDRDAGKFVDA, via the coding sequence ATGAGCAAGACACCCATTCTCGTGATCACCACCGGTGGCACCATCGACAAGCAGTATTTCGATGCCCTGAGCCAGTACAGCATCACCGAGACCGTGATCGACAAACTTCTCGCCGTCTCCCGCGTCACGCATCCTTACAGGATCGTCGAACTGCTCCGCAAGGACAGCCTTGAACTGACCGATGAGGACCGCAAGTTGATCGCAGCCACCATTGCAGCTGCGCTGGAGACCCGGGTAGTCATTACTCACGGCACCGACACAATGACGGAAACCGCCAAGGCACTTGCCAGCATCGCCGGCAAGACCATCGTACTTTGCGGTGCACTAACCCCGGCCCGCTTCGCCGAAAGCGACGCTGCATTCAACCTGGGCATGGCTTTCGCCTGCTGTCAGGCGGCAGATGAGGGCGTATGGATCACAATGAATGGCTCTGTTTTCGACGGACTAGCCGTACGCAAGGACCGTGATGCCGGGAAGTTCGTCGACGCCTAA
- a CDS encoding TetR/AcrR family transcriptional regulator, translating into MEENLGKRELNRLRKRATIVSAARESFLQQGYAATSMSAIADELRCSKATMWSHFASKEELFIAVVDELVAEFSRDIDEVLTSQTFSATTLRRAALRFLNCLMREPSIMLFRLVLSEGERFPEIADAFYQRGPARVRKGIRTFFATRFTEADSETLTRVIISALTGYRSDMLLRPVRPSEVDREIFVDELVAMIDWPDPRPGASVTPTT; encoded by the coding sequence ATGGAAGAGAATTTGGGAAAACGCGAACTGAATCGCCTGCGCAAACGCGCCACGATCGTTTCGGCCGCGCGAGAGTCCTTCTTGCAACAGGGCTATGCAGCGACCAGCATGTCGGCCATCGCCGACGAATTGCGCTGTTCCAAGGCGACGATGTGGTCGCATTTTGCGTCCAAGGAGGAGCTTTTCATAGCCGTTGTCGACGAACTCGTCGCAGAATTCTCCCGCGACATTGATGAGGTACTGACCAGCCAGACCTTCTCGGCCACCACGTTGCGGCGCGCCGCGCTACGCTTTCTCAACTGCCTGATGCGGGAACCTTCAATCATGCTGTTTCGCCTCGTCCTGAGCGAGGGTGAACGCTTTCCGGAAATTGCCGATGCCTTCTACCAGCGCGGGCCGGCGAGGGTTCGCAAGGGAATCCGCACTTTCTTTGCAACGCGTTTCACGGAGGCCGATTCTGAGACATTGACCCGGGTCATTATCTCGGCCCTCACCGGTTATCGCTCCGACATGCTCTTGCGTCCGGTCCGCCCCAGCGAAGTCGACCGCGAAATCTTCGTCGACGAACTTGTTGCAATGATCGACTGGCCCGACCCGCGCCCCGGCGCTTCGGTCACCCCGACTACCTGA
- a CDS encoding efflux transporter outer membrane subunit, with the protein MSTDSFPRFAIALLLGATVSLSACAPDLGPRPQVRPLATLDSSSSIIATGTTRDWPQERWWTAYGDTQLQGLVEAALRDSPDLATALARVRQARGALQASRSSLLPSVNGQGGAEMAKQSYNAGTPATALPKGWKDYGTLALSANWNLDIWGKNRALLAAATSATEASVAELRQSEMILAAEVVSSYFDLARLVERQYVLEEALKVRERSASLTRQRFGQGLENETPVRQANAETAGARARLAANSEAIALRRHALAALLGAGPDRTSELTPKPIENIAATPVPADAGIGLAGRRPDIVAARKLVEAMDKGVEFAGKSFLPDVSLGGLLGLTSLGIDNLFDKGSDYGSAGAAVSLPLFQGGALSGRYRIARAGYDSQVASYNATVIAALREVSDAISSRTSAEQQERHARVARDEAKAAYDLALQRYQAGLSTYIVVLSTQTSELDARLSALDAHFATLASEVALKRALGGGYTDETSEKASSDE; encoded by the coding sequence ATGAGTACAGATTCCTTCCCCCGATTCGCGATAGCTCTGTTATTAGGCGCAACCGTATCGCTGAGCGCTTGCGCGCCGGACCTCGGCCCGCGCCCACAAGTGCGCCCACTAGCTACGCTTGACAGCAGCTCCTCCATTATCGCTACCGGCACCACTCGGGATTGGCCGCAGGAGCGGTGGTGGACTGCCTATGGCGACACCCAACTCCAAGGCCTTGTCGAAGCGGCCTTACGTGATTCGCCGGATTTGGCCACAGCTCTGGCGCGTGTGCGGCAAGCGCGCGGCGCGCTTCAAGCGTCTCGGTCCTCTCTCTTGCCCAGCGTAAACGGGCAGGGCGGGGCGGAAATGGCCAAGCAGAGCTACAATGCAGGGACTCCTGCTACCGCTCTGCCGAAGGGTTGGAAGGACTATGGGACCTTGGCGCTTTCAGCCAACTGGAATCTTGATATCTGGGGGAAGAACCGGGCGCTGCTCGCTGCTGCGACTTCAGCAACGGAGGCCTCTGTCGCTGAACTTCGTCAGTCGGAAATGATCCTCGCCGCCGAAGTCGTATCTTCCTATTTCGATCTCGCACGTCTTGTCGAGCGACAGTACGTGCTGGAGGAGGCACTCAAGGTACGTGAGCGATCGGCTTCACTCACCCGCCAGCGATTCGGACAAGGACTTGAGAACGAGACACCGGTGCGTCAGGCCAATGCAGAGACGGCCGGTGCGCGCGCCCGGCTTGCGGCAAACAGTGAGGCGATCGCCTTGCGGCGACATGCCTTGGCAGCTCTACTTGGTGCAGGGCCAGATCGAACTTCCGAGCTAACCCCAAAGCCGATCGAAAACATCGCGGCAACACCGGTGCCCGCCGATGCGGGCATTGGGCTCGCGGGGCGACGCCCCGATATCGTCGCCGCGCGCAAGCTGGTTGAGGCGATGGACAAAGGTGTAGAATTTGCTGGGAAGTCGTTCCTGCCCGACGTCTCGCTTGGCGGCCTGCTCGGGTTGACTTCGCTTGGCATCGACAACTTGTTTGATAAGGGCAGCGACTATGGCAGCGCTGGAGCCGCGGTTAGTTTGCCGCTGTTCCAAGGCGGAGCACTCTCCGGGCGATACCGGATCGCCCGTGCGGGTTACGATTCTCAAGTCGCCAGCTACAACGCGACGGTGATCGCAGCGCTCCGGGAAGTTTCCGACGCGATCTCGAGCCGAACTTCGGCAGAGCAACAGGAACGCCATGCACGCGTGGCGCGGGACGAGGCCAAGGCTGCTTACGATCTTGCACTACAGCGCTACCAAGCCGGGCTTAGCACCTACATTGTCGTTCTCAGTACCCAGACCAGCGAGCTCGACGCCCGGCTTTCCGCGCTCGATGCCCATTTTGCAACGCTTGCCAGCGAAGTCGCACTCAAGCGCGCGTTGGGCGGTGGCTATACAGACGAAACCAGTGAAAAGGCCTCTTCCGATGAGTGA
- a CDS encoding HlyD family secretion protein — protein MSENAQDQKAQDQGVKTETAEGSGSVIDKSKRKNLLLGFGAAVVLVGAIWGIYEAFIAEGTVSTDNAYVAAENAEVTPLTSGRVVEVLVTDTQPVKRGQLLFRIDDADQKIVLAEAEANLARAKRMYGQSLANNQALGAAADANQAQINTARANQAAARADLTKAQSDFARRNELAGTGAVSIEELTTARQALDSAKAAYEQAQASLKQAQASAVSARRQEQAAVALTEGTTLKTAPEIQLAQAQYDKARLDLERTVVRAPIDGVVSKRTIQVGQKVQNGEAAMIIVPVGKLYVDANFKEDKLGNVRSGQSAKLTSDFYGGDVVYHGKVVGFSGGTGAAFSLIPAQNATGNWIKVVQRLPVRIELDPAELAAHPLRVGLSMEAEIDLSSKD, from the coding sequence ATGAGTGAAAATGCGCAGGATCAGAAGGCGCAGGATCAGGGTGTAAAGACTGAAACCGCGGAAGGCTCGGGTAGCGTGATCGACAAGAGCAAGCGCAAGAACCTGTTGCTTGGTTTCGGAGCAGCAGTCGTTTTGGTTGGCGCAATATGGGGAATTTACGAGGCGTTCATTGCTGAAGGAACCGTCTCGACCGATAATGCGTATGTTGCTGCCGAGAACGCGGAAGTGACCCCGCTGACCTCGGGGCGTGTTGTCGAGGTGCTGGTCACAGACACGCAACCGGTCAAGCGAGGTCAGTTGCTTTTTCGCATCGACGATGCTGATCAGAAGATCGTCTTGGCCGAGGCAGAGGCAAACCTTGCCCGAGCCAAGCGAATGTATGGCCAGTCGCTAGCAAACAACCAGGCGCTGGGAGCGGCGGCGGATGCCAATCAGGCACAGATTAACACCGCCAGGGCAAACCAGGCGGCCGCCAGGGCGGACCTTACCAAAGCGCAGTCAGATTTTGCCCGCCGCAATGAGTTGGCTGGAACCGGCGCAGTTTCGATCGAAGAGCTGACCACAGCACGCCAGGCGCTTGACTCGGCCAAGGCAGCCTATGAACAGGCGCAAGCCTCGCTCAAGCAGGCGCAGGCCAGCGCGGTGAGTGCTCGACGTCAGGAGCAGGCCGCTGTTGCGCTGACCGAGGGCACGACGCTCAAAACGGCTCCAGAGATACAGCTCGCGCAAGCGCAGTATGATAAGGCCCGGCTCGATCTCGAACGTACCGTGGTGCGCGCGCCGATCGACGGGGTCGTTTCCAAGCGTACAATCCAGGTCGGCCAGAAGGTGCAGAACGGCGAGGCGGCGATGATCATCGTTCCTGTCGGGAAACTCTACGTCGATGCCAACTTCAAGGAAGACAAGCTTGGCAATGTCCGCTCAGGTCAGTCGGCCAAGTTGACCTCCGATTTCTATGGTGGCGATGTTGTATATCACGGCAAGGTCGTCGGCTTTTCGGGGGGAACTGGCGCTGCATTTTCGCTGATCCCGGCTCAGAATGCGACCGGCAACTGGATCAAGGTCGTACAGCGCCTCCCGGTACGTATCGAACTCGACCCGGCCGAGCTCGCGGCCCACCCTCTGCGGGTCGGGTTGTCGATGGAGGCAGAGATCGACTTGTCGAGCAAGGACTGA
- a CDS encoding DHA2 family efflux MFS transporter permease subunit, translating to MPSAATIDPGKGASVREGGQDGTFSGAKLALAAFVLAMANFVVVLDMTIANVSVPHISGGLAVSTESGTWVITSYAVAEAICVPLTGWLAGRFGTVRLFLLSIAGFGIFSALCGFATTLPMLVAFRIGQGFCGGPLMPLSQTLLLKIFPKADHSKAMAMWAMTVVVAPIAGPILGGYISDNWHWRWIFFINVPIVAAVFFALAVLLRDVVTPLRKAPIDVTGLLLLIIWVGAFQMMLDLGHDRDWFNNGLICALAAIAIVFFGIFVIWELTADHPIVDLAVFRHRGFSASTFALMLAFGTYFSAVVITPQWLQAGMGYTATWAGIAMAPAGVLAVFASPLVPKLMQRFDPRLLVFAGVSWLAFCAYLRTYWSTDSTLWEVSFPQLIQGVGVAFMIVPLTTIGLAAVDPEETASAAGISNFGRTLAGAIGTSVVTTLWADQGRKDGADLVAGMNNVEGTVVQLQHQGMSTEMARAAIDRLVEIQAQAQATVHVAAYSAVALMIAAFAIWFAPRPPKGTAPSAGH from the coding sequence ATGCCCAGCGCTGCAACTATCGATCCTGGTAAGGGTGCAAGCGTCCGTGAAGGAGGGCAGGACGGCACGTTCTCGGGCGCCAAGCTTGCGTTAGCGGCTTTCGTGCTGGCGATGGCGAACTTCGTCGTCGTGCTTGACATGACTATCGCCAATGTCTCGGTACCTCACATTTCCGGTGGTCTCGCCGTGTCGACCGAGAGCGGCACCTGGGTCATTACGTCCTATGCAGTGGCAGAGGCTATCTGCGTGCCGCTTACAGGCTGGTTGGCCGGACGTTTCGGGACAGTGCGGCTGTTTTTGCTTTCGATTGCCGGGTTCGGCATCTTTTCGGCGCTGTGTGGCTTTGCGACGACTTTGCCTATGCTGGTTGCCTTCCGCATCGGCCAAGGGTTCTGCGGTGGCCCGCTCATGCCCTTGTCACAGACGTTGCTGCTCAAGATTTTTCCAAAGGCAGATCATTCCAAGGCAATGGCAATGTGGGCGATGACGGTTGTCGTCGCACCGATCGCCGGCCCAATTCTTGGGGGCTACATCTCGGACAACTGGCACTGGCGCTGGATATTCTTCATCAACGTGCCGATCGTCGCAGCGGTGTTTTTTGCCTTGGCGGTATTGCTTCGCGATGTCGTGACGCCCCTCCGCAAGGCTCCGATCGATGTAACTGGACTGCTGCTGCTGATCATTTGGGTCGGGGCTTTCCAGATGATGCTCGATCTGGGCCATGATCGCGATTGGTTCAACAACGGTTTGATCTGCGCGCTTGCGGCGATCGCGATCGTGTTCTTCGGCATCTTTGTGATCTGGGAATTGACCGCAGACCACCCCATAGTCGATCTCGCAGTGTTCCGGCATCGCGGATTTAGCGCATCGACCTTTGCATTGATGCTGGCCTTCGGGACTTACTTCTCAGCGGTCGTGATTACCCCGCAGTGGCTGCAGGCAGGCATGGGTTATACTGCTACATGGGCTGGGATCGCGATGGCCCCGGCCGGTGTTCTGGCCGTCTTTGCGTCTCCGTTGGTGCCAAAGCTCATGCAACGTTTCGACCCGCGACTGCTTGTGTTTGCAGGGGTCTCGTGGCTCGCGTTCTGCGCCTATTTGCGCACCTACTGGTCGACTGATTCGACCTTGTGGGAGGTGTCTTTCCCACAATTGATCCAAGGCGTTGGCGTTGCCTTCATGATTGTGCCGCTGACAACAATCGGTCTAGCTGCAGTGGATCCAGAAGAGACGGCCTCGGCCGCTGGTATATCGAACTTTGGCAGAACCTTGGCGGGTGCCATCGGCACCTCGGTCGTGACCACATTGTGGGCCGACCAAGGACGCAAGGACGGGGCCGACCTGGTGGCTGGCATGAACAACGTTGAAGGCACCGTGGTCCAGCTCCAGCACCAAGGCATGTCCACGGAGATGGCTCGTGCGGCGATTGACCGGCTGGTCGAAATACAGGCGCAGGCGCAGGCGACGGTCCACGTGGCGGCCTACTCTGCGGTGGCCTTGATGATTGCTGCCTTCGCGATCTGGTTCGCGCCGCGTCCCCCGAAGGGAACGGCGCCCTCGGCCGGTCACTGA
- a CDS encoding chemotaxis protein CheB, giving the protein MHDARVLVVDDSAAMRALFCDVLEQSKNVRVIGTAANAAEARDQIAELQPNVVTLDVEMPGMSGIEFLEEIMNTNPMPVVMLSSLTQSGTETSLKAFELGAVECFPKPLKATPEQFAKTVGKLGKIVLAAANSNVRDKPRPKAAKAEDGAYEPNGTIAAFSTSMGGVDALTEVLGHYPKNCPPTVIVLQTEPALAEMFIARADKDCDCAVKAACDGAELEPGTVHIAFDPGRHVIIEPGKPARLRLIERDPVEGFRPSATLLFGSLSRAGMSTIGAVLTGMGEDGAKGLKLLQAVGCRTLAQDRNSATVPQAPAAAVEAGAASAELRLEELAADVLSNCGASPN; this is encoded by the coding sequence ATGCATGACGCCCGTGTTCTGGTAGTCGACGATTCAGCCGCGATGCGCGCGCTGTTTTGCGATGTGCTGGAGCAATCAAAAAATGTCAGGGTCATAGGTACTGCAGCCAATGCGGCCGAAGCACGCGACCAGATCGCCGAGCTTCAACCCAACGTCGTGACTCTGGATGTCGAAATGCCTGGCATGAGCGGCATCGAATTTCTTGAGGAGATCATGAACACCAATCCGATGCCGGTAGTAATGCTTTCGAGCCTTACTCAAAGCGGCACCGAAACCTCGCTCAAGGCTTTCGAACTGGGTGCGGTGGAATGCTTTCCCAAGCCGCTGAAAGCAACCCCTGAACAATTTGCCAAGACAGTCGGGAAACTCGGCAAGATTGTCCTCGCCGCCGCCAATTCCAACGTTCGCGACAAACCGCGCCCCAAGGCCGCCAAGGCGGAGGACGGCGCCTATGAGCCTAACGGTACGATCGCTGCCTTCTCGACTTCGATGGGTGGGGTCGATGCCCTGACTGAAGTGCTTGGGCACTACCCGAAGAACTGCCCTCCGACAGTCATCGTCCTGCAGACCGAGCCTGCGCTGGCCGAAATGTTCATCGCGCGCGCCGACAAGGATTGCGACTGCGCGGTCAAGGCAGCCTGCGATGGCGCGGAACTGGAGCCGGGCACCGTCCATATCGCCTTCGATCCCGGCCGCCACGTCATCATTGAACCGGGCAAGCCAGCACGGCTACGCTTGATCGAGCGCGATCCAGTCGAGGGGTTTCGCCCTTCGGCAACCCTGCTGTTCGGGTCACTTTCTCGCGCGGGCATGAGCACCATCGGGGCCGTACTGACCGGCATGGGCGAAGACGGCGCCAAGGGCCTCAAGCTGCTTCAAGCCGTTGGCTGCCGCACGCTTGCGCAGGACCGCAATTCCGCGACCGTGCCCCAGGCTCCAGCTGCCGCTGTCGAGGCAGGTGCGGCAAGCGCCGAGCTAAGGCTTGAAGAGCTAGCCGCAGATGTTCTCTCCAACTGCGGAGCGAGCCCCAACTGA
- a CDS encoding STAS domain-containing protein produces MTAIVLPARCDRAAAEVLWPELVGAMGNGATRIDASGVEHVGQAVLQLLVSARRSGGGAVITASPALLEAARLTGLDDELFEDGEV; encoded by the coding sequence ATGACTGCGATAGTGCTTCCGGCGCGCTGTGATCGCGCGGCGGCTGAAGTGCTCTGGCCCGAACTGGTTGGTGCCATGGGCAATGGGGCTACCCGAATCGATGCGAGCGGGGTGGAGCATGTCGGGCAGGCGGTACTGCAATTGCTCGTATCCGCGCGGCGCAGTGGAGGCGGTGCAGTGATAACGGCTTCGCCTGCTTTGCTCGAGGCCGCCCGGCTGACCGGACTGGACGATGAACTATTCGAGGATGGTGAGGTATGA
- a CDS encoding chemotaxis protein CheA: MSPEEIQQIFFVECEESLAAAEAGLAACQAGTQDSDTVNAVFRAVHSIKGGAGAFGYSALQAYTHTFETLLSDVREGLVVLAPPLIELLLRALDTLADHVEAARETTPEPDDAGLISEMEAAMAANADQGMVSGDGDEEGDGVAAGPVSLRELPPVQVDVAEEEGREADLDLDALLDDLGLDFGGSGPVSEGDVPDTDGGEAGLHVHVRPRAGAMRNGSEPLLMLRDMVALGGHCIDCDVSQIPALDGLDVSQGYLGWTFAMPSGVEEDAVRDIFDFIGDDCALTFGRDAVLPQVELEGTGVVSATAVPGDTPPATAHSPTEVQVAEPAVKGEDEPRAGPGAVPAPPAAGQSIRIDLYKLDRLIDLVGELVIAQAMLVQRLEGAGITASEELSLLESLTRDIQESAMSIRAQPIASVFSRVPRILRDLASTTGKHVKLEVFGESTELDKTVIERLGEPLTHLIRNAVDHGIEKAEDRIAAGKSPEGTLTLSAEHRSGRILITIADDGAGINRERVLAKAIEKGIVASEAQLTAEEIDNLIFAPGFSTAQVVSNISGRGVGMDVVRQNVKDLGGRITIDSTPGRGTAFILTLPLTLAISDGMIVNVADQTMVVPLAHVVESLRPGEGDVKGLGSHRQMLNVRGKFIPVIALGASLGAERGGTDPEKGVLIVVDTESAGQAALLVDDIQDQRQFVIKSLATNFRPVDGIAGATILGDGRVALIVDVDGLVACALPSHERQAA; this comes from the coding sequence ATGAGCCCGGAGGAAATTCAGCAAATTTTCTTCGTCGAGTGCGAGGAATCGCTCGCGGCGGCTGAGGCCGGGCTAGCTGCATGCCAAGCAGGAACTCAGGATTCCGACACCGTGAACGCGGTGTTTCGCGCCGTACACTCAATCAAGGGGGGCGCAGGGGCGTTCGGCTACAGCGCGCTTCAGGCATATACTCATACGTTCGAGACACTCTTGTCCGACGTGCGCGAGGGGTTGGTGGTGTTAGCGCCGCCGTTGATCGAGTTGCTGTTGCGCGCGCTCGACACGCTCGCCGACCATGTAGAGGCGGCTCGCGAGACAACGCCCGAGCCTGACGACGCGGGGCTGATCAGCGAGATGGAAGCGGCTATGGCCGCCAACGCAGACCAAGGCATGGTGTCTGGCGACGGCGATGAGGAAGGCGATGGCGTTGCAGCCGGGCCTGTCTCTTTGCGCGAGTTGCCGCCTGTGCAAGTGGACGTAGCAGAGGAAGAAGGACGGGAGGCTGATCTCGATCTCGATGCTCTGCTGGATGACCTCGGTCTGGACTTTGGTGGCAGCGGGCCTGTTAGTGAGGGCGATGTGCCGGACACCGATGGGGGCGAGGCTGGGTTGCATGTGCATGTTCGCCCCCGTGCCGGCGCGATGCGCAATGGTTCGGAGCCCTTACTGATGTTGCGCGACATGGTCGCGTTGGGCGGGCACTGTATCGACTGTGATGTCTCGCAAATTCCCGCGCTCGATGGGCTTGATGTCTCGCAAGGTTATCTGGGGTGGACGTTCGCGATGCCATCTGGTGTTGAGGAAGATGCGGTCCGCGACATCTTCGACTTCATCGGCGATGACTGCGCGCTGACTTTCGGGCGCGACGCGGTGTTGCCGCAGGTGGAACTCGAAGGCACTGGCGTTGTGAGCGCAACTGCTGTCCCGGGCGATACACCGCCAGCGACAGCGCACAGCCCGACCGAGGTCCAGGTGGCTGAGCCTGCGGTAAAGGGCGAGGACGAACCCCGGGCTGGCCCGGGAGCCGTACCGGCTCCGCCGGCCGCTGGCCAATCTATTCGGATCGACCTTTACAAGCTGGATCGCCTGATCGACCTAGTCGGCGAACTCGTGATCGCGCAGGCCATGCTGGTGCAGCGGCTCGAGGGGGCAGGAATAACCGCCAGCGAGGAACTCTCGCTGCTCGAAAGCCTCACGCGCGATATACAGGAATCGGCGATGTCGATCCGTGCGCAGCCGATTGCCTCGGTGTTTAGCCGGGTGCCACGTATCCTGCGCGACCTTGCCAGCACTACCGGAAAACATGTCAAGCTAGAGGTTTTCGGCGAATCGACCGAGTTGGACAAGACCGTGATCGAGCGCCTCGGCGAACCGCTCACGCACTTAATCCGCAACGCCGTTGACCATGGTATCGAAAAGGCAGAGGACCGCATCGCTGCGGGCAAATCCCCAGAAGGTACGCTGACGCTATCGGCTGAACACCGCTCGGGGCGGATACTGATCACCATTGCCGACGACGGAGCGGGCATCAACCGTGAGCGTGTGCTGGCCAAGGCCATCGAGAAAGGCATCGTTGCCAGCGAGGCACAGCTCACCGCCGAAGAAATCGACAACCTCATCTTCGCGCCTGGTTTTTCGACCGCGCAAGTTGTTTCGAACATTTCGGGGCGCGGCGTGGGCATGGATGTCGTACGCCAGAACGTGAAGGACTTGGGCGGGCGTATCACCATCGATTCTACACCTGGGAGGGGTACGGCCTTCATCCTGACCTTGCCGTTGACCCTGGCAATCTCGGACGGGATGATCGTCAATGTCGCCGACCAGACCATGGTCGTCCCGCTGGCACATGTTGTGGAAAGCTTGCGTCCGGGCGAAGGAGACGTGAAGGGGCTGGGATCGCACCGACAGATGCTCAACGTGCGGGGTAAGTTCATCCCAGTAATTGCGCTCGGGGCATCGCTAGGCGCCGAACGGGGCGGGACCGATCCGGAAAAGGGCGTACTTATCGTTGTTGATACTGAGAGTGCCGGACAGGCCGCGCTTCTGGTCGACGATATCCAGGATCAGCGCCAATTCGTGATCAAGAGTCTCGCGACCAATTTCCGACCGGTCGATGGTATCGCAGGGGCAACGATCCTGGGTGACGGCCGCGTCGCGCTGATTGTCGATGTCGATGGACTGGTGGCATGCGCTCTGCCTTCGCATGAAAGACAGGCCGCGTGA
- a CDS encoding CheR family methyltransferase yields MTAQSSTISTSLYDPIPGVSPDIYSGKDFAQVARIVYEAAGIVLPQGKAMLVYSRLAPLVRASGLVTFGKYIELLGNDRAELDRTVAALTTNHTFFYREAHHFEHLAQVVRPQVLSQLEARRPVRLWSAGCSSGEETWSIIMTLLGPDRAMGQQIARADIRALASDIAPHAIERGSKAVYPAKDMAPVPAALRSAWTSSVGDDELTIAEPARSIVRFRQLNLLGQWPIKGRFDFIFCRNVMIYFDTPTKEHLVQRFAQVLAPGGFLYIGHSERVTGAATQMLELVGPTIYRRSGP; encoded by the coding sequence GTGACGGCGCAGTCTTCGACCATCTCGACAAGCCTGTACGATCCGATCCCGGGTGTCAGCCCCGACATCTATAGCGGTAAGGACTTTGCCCAGGTCGCGCGGATCGTTTACGAGGCAGCCGGGATCGTATTGCCGCAGGGCAAGGCGATGCTGGTCTATTCGCGGCTTGCTCCGCTGGTACGCGCAAGCGGGCTGGTGACGTTTGGCAAATATATCGAATTGCTTGGAAATGATCGGGCTGAGCTTGACCGCACGGTTGCGGCGCTGACGACCAACCATACCTTCTTCTACCGCGAAGCGCATCACTTCGAACATCTCGCCCAAGTCGTGCGTCCGCAGGTTCTATCCCAGCTTGAAGCGCGCCGGCCGGTGCGCTTGTGGTCGGCGGGATGTTCGAGCGGGGAGGAGACGTGGTCGATCATCATGACCTTGTTGGGGCCTGATCGAGCCATGGGGCAGCAGATTGCGCGAGCCGACATCAGGGCACTCGCGAGCGACATTGCCCCGCACGCGATAGAACGCGGCAGCAAGGCGGTCTATCCTGCCAAGGATATGGCGCCCGTTCCCGCGGCACTGCGCAGCGCCTGGACTTCATCAGTAGGCGACGATGAACTGACAATCGCAGAACCGGCGCGCTCGATCGTTCGCTTCCGTCAGCTCAATCTGCTCGGGCAGTGGCCGATCAAGGGACGCTTCGATTTCATCTTCTGTCGCAACGTAATGATATATTTCGATACGCCGACGAAGGAGCATCTGGTCCAACGCTTCGCCCAAGTCCTCGCGCCGGGGGGCTTTCTGTACATAGGTCATTCCGAGCGTGTCACCGGGGCAGCGACGCAGATGCTCGAATTGGTGGGACCGACTATCTATCGCAGGAGCGGGCCATGA